Proteins from one Parasteatoda tepidariorum isolate YZ-2023 chromosome 4, CAS_Ptep_4.0, whole genome shotgun sequence genomic window:
- the LOC107439913 gene encoding large ribosomal subunit protein eL37A, translated as MTKGTSSFGKRRNKTHTLCRRCGRSSYHIQKSLCAQCGYPHKRLRHYNWSVKGKRRKTTGTGRLRHLKKVWRRFNHGFREGGQAKPQKHGAAAAASVSK; from the exons ATg aCGAAAGGTACATCAAGTTTTGGTAAACGGAGGAACAAGACTCACACCCTTTGCAGGCGTTGTGGTCGTAGTAGTTATCACATCCAAAAGTCATTGTGTGCACAATGTGGATATCCTCATAAAAGATTAAGGCATT ATAACTGGAGCGTGAAGGGTAAACGTAGGAAGACAACTGGTACTGGAAGACTAAGACATCTTAAAAAAGTTTGGAGAAGATTTAA TCATGGCTTCAGGGAAGGTGGTCAAGCTAAACCTCAAAAACACGGTGCTGCTGCTGCTGCAAGTGTATCAAAATAA